gagagaagctaagatatgtaattgaGAGTTTGGTACTAGGGGGatctgagagagaagctaagacaaaaccccagagacattttggagaaaaccactgaaaccagaagctaaacccaggagagaagtttCAGCagggccagccatgtgccttctcatgtgacagaggaaacctggatgccatcggcctttcctcagagaaggtatctacctcttgatgctttaatttggacatgtcatgtccttagaactgtaaatttgaaacctaataaaccctcattgtaaaagtcaatttttttttaatttttatatttcttaaattatttcttatgttgcattttggcaactttagcaaatcTAAACAACTTGTTTGTTTAAATTGAAGTGAACTGAAATCTACTCATTTTGTCTACTTTGGGGCATTCATGCATAACATCCATAAATATTGAGTCCTTTATGCAGTACATACCccatttaacatatatttttattatcgtTATTAGCGTGTGTCCGGGTTACATTGTTATTGGCCCAGCCTAACCAATGGTAGCAAAAATTTGTGTAGGAATATATTCAAGAAGATAATGTTGAATAAGACATCCACAGGAAGTAAACTTTCAGAACACAGGAGTTAGCACTTAAACCAGATCCCAGCCCCCTAGCTTGCTGATCTGTGGATGGCTATTACCTCCTATGATATATCAGCCATGGCCGAGGAGCATTAGGAAGTTAAGAAGAACCCAGGTATCAAAAAGGCAGTACCaaaggttaaaaataataataacattaacaACAATAACTATTTTATTTATGAACTGTTTACTCCGGTGCTGAGCATTTTACACATATTACCTCCATGTCTTTGTTCCTCTTGTTCTCCCCACTTATCACCCTCCCCCATCTCTGCATATCAAATCCTGACTGTCTTTCAAAATCCATTTCAAATGCCACCACTTCTTGAATTCTTGATTCATCCAGGTAAAAATCTCACCTACCTCTGAATTTCTACATTACTCTATCTGTACCTCTTAGATATCCTCTTCAttgcattatattatatatatgcttTATCTCCCCTAATTGATGACAGATTCCTTGAGTGTTTAACCCTGTATGATTACTTTCATgtcctatggctttcccaatctttCATACCAGACCCACAAAAAATTTGATTCTGAGCTACTTATCTTGACCCATTCCTTAAAATGCATCTCATCCTGCTCTTTATCCTCCTAGCCAGTGACTTTCCTACTCTTATCACATATACCAAATTTGATGCTCTGCACTgtcttttattcaacatttaataaatatttattgtgatcCTACATGTCAGATCTTTGGAGCATTCCCCATGTCCCTTTGCTCTCAGCCCTCAATAATAATATAGGTCATTCCCCTTGTTGCTCTATTTCAAACTTTCCTTAGCAAACAAACTCCCCAAGTTGACTCAGCTTTAGAAATATCCTTGCACCCACTTAGCTACACTCCCTCATGGATAGACCTTGTATGGGGACTTCTGTTAAGATGCTTTCAGGTACAAGTAACAACAAATCCTGATTGTTGGAGGCTTGAACCACAAGGATGTAATTTATGATTAACAAAAGTCTGCAGGTAGATAATCCCAAGAAGTTTGGTGGCTCAAAGTTGTCAGCATTCCAGGTTAGAGTCTCTAAAATTCTCTTGGATTTTACTGGTCACAAGATGACTACCAAGCAGTATTTTGCCCCACTGTTGTCtgtagaaaaaggaaagagagagggatcAGAAAAAGCACCACACTCCCCAAAGGGTTCTCTCTTTTATCAAGGAAGAAAATGTTTCTCATATGCTCCCAGGAGACTTCCTCTATATTCTATTACCCAGAACTGGTAACAAGCCTACCCTTTCCTTACTggcaaagaaaaatgagattattGTGCCTGCCTTAGTCAGTCATGATCCACCTCCTTCACTAAGAAGCAGGCCTAACTTCCTTGAATCTGTTGCTGCCTGACCAATAACTCAACAAAAACAAGGCTCACTTAGCAAGAAGGCAGGGAGGCAATGGCTGTTGGCTGGACAAGCAGGAGCCTCTCTGCAGTCATCTGAGGTTCCTGGAGGGAGACCCGGCCCCATGCATCTGACTCACTTTCCATCCATCATTTCATCACATGGGTGCTCAGTAATAATTTAAACTGATGAAAGGGTTAAAGAGACTTGAAAAAGATGGCAAAAAACAAGGACAATATTTTAGTGCCCTTTCTCtgggtgtgtttgtgtatgtgtatgtgtagcAACAAGTATTAGGACCTGAATACAGTAAACATGAGTCACACTGATTCCGAAaggctaaatttaaaaaaaatgtggtctacatacaaaagaatattattcagccataaaaagaatgaagttctaatataagcaacagcatggatgaatcttgaaaacattaggctaaatgaaataaaccagacacaaaaggtccaagattgtatgattctacttacacgaaatatctataataaacaaattcatagagacagaaagtatactGGAAGTTAACAGGGCAGGGAGTTGGGGAAgtggggagttgttgcttaaaaggtacagagtttctattttggatgatgaaaaaaattttggcaatggatagtggtgatggtaattaatgctactgaattgtacacttaaaaacggttaaatgcaaattttattatagttatatatccacaatttaaaaaagccTTAAAAGCAtataacatgaaaaaagaaacagatagtccccttcagacccagtccaaggcggccctctggctctcccaggggTTCAGCTGTTGCAAAAATAATTGTTAATAATGTCAAGAAACTTCAGAAGTTTGCCTCCACTGTCAAGATGTGGGTCTTTGAAGAAACAGTTAATGGGAGAAAACTAACAGACATCATAAATAGTGACCacgaaaatataaaatatctcccTGGACACAAGCTGCCAGAAAATGTGGTTGCTGTCTCGAATCTCAGCGAGGCAGTGCAGGATGCAGACCTGCTGGTGTTTGTCATTCCTCACCAATTCATTCACAGAATCTGTGATGAGATTACTGGAAGGGTGCCCAAAGAAGCGCTGGGAATCACCCTCATCAAGGGGATAGACAAGGGCCCCGAGGGGCTGAAACTCATTTCCGACATCATCCGAGAGAAGATGGGCATTGACATCAGTGTGCTGATGGGAGCCAACATTGCCAACGAGGTGGCTGCAGACAAGTTCTGTGAGACCACCATCGGCAGCAAAGTAATGGAGAACGGCCTTCTCTTCAAAGAACTTCTGCAGACTCCAAATTTTCGAATTACTGTGGTTGATGATGCAGATACTGTTGAACTTTGTGGTGCTCTTAAGAACGTTGTGGCTGTGGGAGCTGGGTTCTGTGATGGCCTCCACTGTGGAGACAACACCAAAGCCGCTGTCATCCGCCTGGGCCTCATGGAAATGACTGCATTTGCCAAGATCTTCTGCAAGGGCCACGTGTCCACAGCCACCTTCCTGGAGAGCTGTGGGGTGGCTGACCTGATCACCACCTGCTACGGAGGCCGGAACCGCAGGGTGGCCGAGGCGTTCGCCAGGACTGGAAAGACCATTGAAGAACTGGAGAACGAGATGCTGAATGGGCAGAAACTCCAAGGACCTCAGACTTCTGCTGAAGTGTACCGCATCCTCAAACAGAAGGGCCTGGTCGACAAGTTTCCATTGTTTACTGCAGTATATCAGATCTGCTACAAAGGAAAATCTGTTCAAGATATGTTGTCTTGTCTCCAGAGTCATCCACAGCATAAATAAAGTGAATCATGCaacatgttgaggaaatttctgcCTTATAGTCAGTCTTTTGGATTCAAAAGAAAACCAGAACTTGCAAGAAGATGGTTGCTTGACTATAATTCCATCATGGATGTGTATGAATTTTTACAGGTTCAATTTTGAATTAGAAGAGGCAGTTCgtgagttactcctccaggaaagtaggtaaaaagccaggaactgcgtggactggacaccacagagcaatctgtctttgggcatacttcatacaacactcatgaaaacgtggaactgctgagatcagcgaaatctgtaagtttttgcggccaggggacccgcgcccctccctgccaggctcagtcccgggggaggaggggttgtcagctccgggaaggagaagggagaactgcagtggctgctcttatcgaaaactcattctactgattcaaactccaaccatagatagactgagaccagacaccagagactctgagagcagccagcccagcagagaggagacaggcatagaaaaaaaacaacacgaaaaactccaaaataaaagcagaggatttttggagttctggtgaacacagaaaggggaagggcggagctcaggccttgaggcgcatatgcaaatcccgaagcaaagctgaactctctgccctgtggacctttccttaatggccctggttgctttgtctattagcatttcaataacccattagatcgctgaggagggccctttttttttttttttttaaatcctttttgctttttctaaaacaattactctaagaagctcaataaagaaagcttcaaagaattgcaatttgggcacgtcaagtcaagagcagaactaagagagctctgagacaaaaggcaataatccagtggctgagaaaattcactaaacaacacaacttcccaagaaaaggggggtgtccgctcacagccaccatcctggtggacaggaaacactcctgcccatcgccagccccatagcccagagctgccccagacaacccagtgtgacggaagtgcttcaaataacaggcacacaccacaaaactgggcgtggacattagccttccctgcaacctcagctgaatgtcccagagctgggaagggggagcagtgtgaattaacagagccccattcagccatcatttgagcagactgggagcctccctacacagcccagcagcccagaactgccctggggggacggcactcacctgtgacatagcacagtcatccctcaacagaggacccggggtgcacagcctggaagaggggcccacttgcaagtctcaggagccatacgccaataccaaggacttgtgggtcagtggcagagacaaactgtggcaggactgaactgaaggattagactattgcagcagctttaaaactctaggatcatcagggagatttgattgttagggccaccccccctccccgactgcccagaaacacgccccacatacagggcaggcaacaccaactacacacgcaagcttggtacaccaattgggccccacaagactcactcccccactcaccaaaaaggctaagcaggggagatctggcttgtggagaacaggtggctcgtggacgccacctgctggttagttagagaaagtgtactccacgaagctgtagatctgaaaaattagagataaggacttcaataggtctacaaaccctaaaagaaccctatcaagttcagcaaatgccacgaggccaaaaacaacagaaaattataaagcatatgaaaaaactagacgatatggataacccaagcccaagcacccaaatcaaaagatcagaagagacacagcacctagagcagctactcaaagaactaaagatgaacaatgagaccatagtacgggatatgaaggaaatcaagaagaccctagaagagcataaacaagacattgcaagactaaataaaaaaatggatgatcttatggaaattaaagaaactgttgaccaaattaaaaaaattctggacactcatagtacaagactagaggaagttgaacaacgaatcagtgacctggaagatgacagaatggaaaatgaaagcataaaagaaagaatggggaaaaaaattgaaaaaatcgaaatggacctcagggatatgatagataatatgaaatgtccgaatataagactcattggtgtcccagaaggggaagaaaagggtaaaggtctaggaagagtattcaaagaaattgttggggaaaacttcccaaatcttctaaacaacataaatacacaaatcataaatgctcagcgaactccaaatagaataaatccaaaaaaacccactccgagacatatactgatcacactgtcaaacatagaagagaaggagcaagttctgaaagcagcaagagaaaagcaattcaccacatacaaaggaaatagcataagactaagtagtaactactcagcagccaccatggaggcaagaaggcagtggcacgatatatttaaaattctgagtgagaggaatttccagccaagaatactttatccagcaaagctctccttcaaatttgagggagagcttaaatttttcacagacaaacaaatgctgagagaatttgctaacaagagacctgccctactggaggtactaaagggagccctacagacagagaaacaaagacaggacagagagacttggagaaaggttcagtactaaagagattcggtatgggtacaataaaggatattaatagagagagggaaaaatatggcaaacataatccaaaggataagatggccgattcaagaaatgccttcacggttttaacgttgaatgtaaatggattaaactccccaattaaaagatatagattcacagaatggatcaaaaaaaatgaaccatcaatatgttgcatacaagagactcatcttagacacagggacacaaagaaactgaaagtgaaaggatggaaaaaaatatttcatgcaagctacagccaaaagaaagcaggtgtagcaatattaatctcagataaaatagacttcaaatgcagggatgttttgagagacaaagaaggccactacatactaataaaaggggcaattcagcaagaagaaataacaatcgtaaatgtctatgcacccaatcaaggtgccacaaaatacatgagagaaacactggcaaaactaaaggaagcaattgatgtttccacaataattgtgggagacttcaacacatcactctctcctatagatagatcaaccagacagaagaccaataaggaaattgaaaacctaaacaatctgataaatgaattagatttaacagacatctacaggacattacatcccaaatcaccaggatacacatacttttctagtgctcacggaactttctccagaatagatcatatgctgggacataaaacaagcctcaataaatttaaaaagattgaaattattcaaagcacattctctgaccacaatggaatacaattagaagtcaataaccatcagagacttagaaaatgcacaaatacctggaggttaaacaacacactcctaaacaatcagtgggttaaagaagaaatagcaagagaaattgctaaatatatagagacgaatgaaaatgagaacacaacataccaaaacctatgggatgcagcaaaagcagtgctaagggggaaatttatagcactaaacgcatatattaaaaaggaagaaagagccaaaatcaaagaactaatggatcaactgaagaagctagaaaatgaacagcaaaccaatcctaaaccaagtagaagaaaagaaagaacaaggattaaagcagaaataaatgacacagagaacaaaaaaacaatagagaggataaatatcaccaaaagttggttctttgagaagatcaacaagattgacaagcccctagctagactgacaaaatcaaaaagagagaagacccatataaacaaaataatgaatgaaaaaggtgacataactgcagatcctgaagaaattaaaaaaattataagaggatattatgaacaactgtatggcaacaaactggataatgtagaagaaatggacaatttcctggaaacttatgaacaacctagactcaccagagaagaaatagaagacctcaaccaacccatcacaagcaaagagatccaatcagtcatcaaaaatcttcccacaaataaatgcccagggccagatggcttcacaggggaattctaccaaactttccagaaagaactgacaccaatcttactcaaactctttcaaaacattgaagaaaatggaacactacctaactcattttatgaagctaacatcaatctaataccaaaaccaggcaaagatgctacaaaaaaggaaaactaccggccaatctccctaatgaatatagatgcaaaaatcctcaacaaaatacttgcaaatcgaatccaaagacacattaaaaaaatcatacaccatgaccaagtggggttcattccaggcatgcaaggatggttcaacataagaaaaacaatcaatgtattacaacacattaaaaactcgaaagggaaaaatcaattgatcatctcaatagatgctgaaaaagcatttgacaaaatccaacatcccttttgataaaaacacttcaaaaggtaggaattgaaggaaacttcctcaacatgataaaaagcatatatgaaaaacccacagccagcatagtactcaatggtgagagactgaaagccttccctctaagatcaggaacaagacaaggatgcccgctgtcaccactgttattcaacattgtgctggaagtgctagccagggcaatccggcaagacaaagaaataaaaggcatccaaattggaaaagaagaagtaaaactgtcattgtttgcagatgatatgatcttatatctagaaaaccctgagaaatcaacgatacacctactagagctaataaacaaatttagcaaagtagcgggatacaagattaatgcacataagtcagtaatgtttctatatgctagaaatgaacaaagtgaagagacactcaagaaaaagataccattttcaatagcaactaaaaaaatcaagtacctaggaatcaacttaaccaaagatgtaaagacctatacaaagaaaactacataactctactaaaagaaatagaaggggaccttaaaagatggaaaaatattccatgttcatggataggaaggctaaatgtcattaagatgtcaattctacccaaactcatctacagattcaatgcaatcccaatcaaaattccaacaacctactttgcagacttggaaaagctagttatcaaatttatttggaaagggaagatgcctcgaattgctaaagacactctaaaaaagaaaaacgaagtgggaggacttacactccctgactttgaagcttattataaagccacagttgccaaaacagcatggtactggcacaaagatagacatatagatcaatggaatcgaattgagaattcggagatagaccctcagatctatggccgactgatctttgataaggcccccaaagtcaccgaactgagccataatggtcttttcaacaaatggggctgggagagttggatatccatatccaaaagaatgaaagaggacccctacctcaccccctacacaaaaattaactcaaaatggaccaaagatctcaatataaaagaaagtaccattaaactcctagaagataatgtaggaaaacatcttcaagaccttgtattaggaggccacttcctagactttacacccaaagcacaagcaacaaaagagaaaatagataaatgggaactcctcaagcttagaagtttctgcacctcaaaggaatttgtcaaaaaggtaaagaggcagccaactcaatgggaaaaaatttttggaaaccatgtatctgacaaaagactgatatcttgcatatacaaagaaatcctacaactcaatgacaatagtacagacagcccaattataaaatgggcaaaagatatgaaaagacagttctctgaagaggaaatacaaatgcccaagaaacacatgaaaaaatgttcagcttcactagctattagagagatgcaaattaagaccacaatgagataccatctaacaccggttagaatggctgccattaaacaaacaggaactacaaatgctggaggggatgtggagaaattggaactcttattcattgttggtgggactgtataatggttcagccactctggaagtcagtctggcagttccttagaaaactagatatagagctaccattcgatccagcgattgcacttctcggtatatacccggaagatcggaaagcagtgacacgaacagatatctgcatgccaatgttcatagcagcattattcacaattgccaagagatggaaacaacccaaatgtccttcaacagatgagtggataaataaaatgtggtatatacacacgatggaatactacgcggcagtaagaaggaacgatctggtgaaacatatgacaacatggatgaaccttgaagacataatgctgagcgaaataagccaggcacaaaaagagaaatattatatgctaccactaatgtgaactttgcaaaatgtaaaacacatggtttataatgtagaatgtaggggaactagcagtagagagcaattaaggaagggggaacaataatccaagaagaacagataagctatttaacgttctggggatgcccagaaatgactatggtctgttaatttccgatgcatgtagtaggaacaagttcactgaaatgttgctatattatgtaactttcttgggataaagtaggaacatgttggaagttaagcagttatcttaggttagttgtctttttcttactcccttgttatggtctctttgaaatgttcttttattgtacgtttgttttctttttaactttttttttcatacagttgatttaaaaaagaagggaaagctaaaaaaaaaaaaaaaagaaaaaagacaaacaaggaaaaaaaaaaataagatgtagtgcccccttgaggagcctgtggagaatgcaggggtattcgcctaccccacctccatggttgctaacatgaccacagacataggggactggtggtttgatgggttgagccctctaccataagttttacccttgggaagacggttgctgcaaaggagaggctaggcctccctgtatttgtgcctaagagtctcctcctgaatgcctctttgttgctcagatgtggccctctctctctggctaagccaacttgaaaggtgaaatcactgccctcccccctacgtgggatcagacacccagggaagtgaatctccctggcaacgtggaatatgactcccggggaggaatgtagacccggcatcatgggatggagaacatcttcttgaccaaaagggggatgtgaaaggaaatgaaataagcttcagtggcagagagattccaaaacgagccgagagatcactctggtgggcactcttacacacactttagacaaccttttttaggttctaaagaattggggtagctggtggtggatacctgaaactattaaactacaacccagaacccatgaatctcgaagacagttgtataaaaatgtagcttatgaggggtgacagtgg
Above is a window of Choloepus didactylus isolate mChoDid1 chromosome 8, mChoDid1.pri, whole genome shotgun sequence DNA encoding:
- the LOC119542856 gene encoding glycerol-3-phosphate dehydrogenase 1-like protein: MADWGSAVAKIIVNNVKKLQKFASTVKMWVFEETVNGRKLTDIINSDHENIKYLPGHKLPENVVAVSNLSEAVQDADLLVFVIPHQFIHRICDEITGRVPKEALGITLIKGIDKGPEGLKLISDIIREKMGIDISVLMGANIANEVAADKFCETTIGSKVMENGLLFKELLQTPNFRITVVDDADTVELCGALKNVVAVGAGFCDGLHCGDNTKAAVIRLGLMEMTAFAKIFCKGHVSTATFLESCGVADLITTCYGGRNRRVAEAFARTGKTIEELENEMLNGQKLQGPQTSAEVYRILKQKGLVDKFPLFTAVYQICYKGKSVQDMLSCLQSHPQHK